In Eupeodes corollae chromosome 3, idEupCoro1.1, whole genome shotgun sequence, a single genomic region encodes these proteins:
- the LOC129952650 gene encoding rho GTPase-activating protein 17-like isoform X1 yields MQAVAIACSVLFVIVDFTQAQDDISNTLYTKRYERLDIDTILASPRLVTNYVECLLNKKPCAPEGKALKRILPEALRTKCGRCQPSQKEIALKVITALYFDYPQYYKALREKWDPTGEYNNRFEEYLRDQKFNAIGGGIESEAGEQAQGSSYSINITQRPTRQGAGQGGVQADELKPSATTNNDEKNLPEILNRFGNDEDEGGYGYEKPEMKPSSSQAPPVAAALQPSKPQKPPSQQPQSTTQKPQQPAALPSVTSAPSRRPSNNGNNSPNSGSSSKPAHSNNVSGSGSSSASVPLPSQTQTWNHQNHQNNHQQPAVTTTYYLNTQNPVLNIINRITMKFANTAEFIAGMLRGAVPQPQAPIQKDDILRKFCDRLRKTFTVHTNNNNQNKKKHYQRF; encoded by the exons ATGCAGGCGGTAGCAATTGCGTGTAGCGTGTTATTTGTTATTGTTGACTTTACTCAAGCACAAGATGATATCAGTAATACTTTATACACAAAGAg ATACGAACGTTTAGATATTGATACAATTTTGGCAAGTCCGAGGCTAGTGACAAACTACGTGgaatgtttattaaataagaagCCCTGTGCTCCCGAAGGCAAAGCACTTAAAA GAATTCTGCCCGAAGCCCTTCGTACAAAATGTGGTCGGTGTCAACCGAGTCAAAAGGAAATAGCCCTTAAAGTCATCACAGCCTTATACTTTGACTATCCTCAATACTACAAAGCTCTGCGAGAGAAATGGGATCCCACAGGAGAGTACAACAatcgttttgaagaatatttacGTGATCAAAAATTCAATGCAATTGGAGGTGGAATTGAATCGGAAGCAG GAGAACAAGCACAG ggCTCATCATACAGCATAAATATTACGCAGCGTCCAACACGTCAGGGTGCAGGACAAGGAGGAGTTCAAGCTGATGAACTAAAACCAAGTGCCACCACAAATAATGACGAAAAGAATTTACCAGAAATTCTAAATCGTTTTGGCAATGACGAAGACGAAGGCGGATATGGTTATGAA aaACCTGAAATGAAACCAAGTAGTAGTCAGGCTCCACCAGTTGCAGCAGCGCTACAACCTTCAAAGCCACAAAAACCTCCATCCCAGCAGCCACAATCAACAACACAAAAGCCACAGCAACCAGCAGCACTGCCAAGTGTGACTTCAGCGCCATCTAGGAGACCT TCCAATAATGGTAATAATTCACCAAATTCTGGAAGTTCATCAAAGCCAGCACATAGCAATAATGTATCTGGATCAGGATCTAGTTCGGCTTCTGTGCCATTGCCATCACAGACACAGACATGGAATCACCAGAACCATCAGAATAATCATCAACAACCAGCAGTTACGACaacatattatttaaatacacaaaatccagttttgaatattattaatcGTATTACAATGAAATTTGCCAATACTGCTGAATTTATTGCAGGAATGCTTAGAGGAGCAGTGCCACAGCCACAG
- the LOC129952650 gene encoding rho GTPase-activating protein 17-like isoform X3, which produces MQAVAIACSVLFVIVDFTQAQDDISNTLYTKRYERLDIDTILASPRLVTNYVECLLNKKPCAPEGKALKRILPEALRTKCGRCQPSQKEIALKVITALYFDYPQYYKALREKWDPTGEYNNRFEEYLRDQKFNAIGGGIESEAGEQAQGSSYSINITQRPTRQGAGQGGVQADELKPSATTNNDEKNLPEILNRFGNDEDEGGYGYEKPEMKPSSSQAPPVAAALQPSKPQKPPSQQPQSTTQKPQQPAALPSVTSAPSRRPSNNGNNSPNSGSSSKPAHSNNVSGSGSSSASVPLPSQTQTWNHQNHQNNHQQPAVTTTYYLNTQNPVLNIINRITMKFANTAEFIAGMLRGAVPQPQRS; this is translated from the exons ATGCAGGCGGTAGCAATTGCGTGTAGCGTGTTATTTGTTATTGTTGACTTTACTCAAGCACAAGATGATATCAGTAATACTTTATACACAAAGAg ATACGAACGTTTAGATATTGATACAATTTTGGCAAGTCCGAGGCTAGTGACAAACTACGTGgaatgtttattaaataagaagCCCTGTGCTCCCGAAGGCAAAGCACTTAAAA GAATTCTGCCCGAAGCCCTTCGTACAAAATGTGGTCGGTGTCAACCGAGTCAAAAGGAAATAGCCCTTAAAGTCATCACAGCCTTATACTTTGACTATCCTCAATACTACAAAGCTCTGCGAGAGAAATGGGATCCCACAGGAGAGTACAACAatcgttttgaagaatatttacGTGATCAAAAATTCAATGCAATTGGAGGTGGAATTGAATCGGAAGCAG GAGAACAAGCACAG ggCTCATCATACAGCATAAATATTACGCAGCGTCCAACACGTCAGGGTGCAGGACAAGGAGGAGTTCAAGCTGATGAACTAAAACCAAGTGCCACCACAAATAATGACGAAAAGAATTTACCAGAAATTCTAAATCGTTTTGGCAATGACGAAGACGAAGGCGGATATGGTTATGAA aaACCTGAAATGAAACCAAGTAGTAGTCAGGCTCCACCAGTTGCAGCAGCGCTACAACCTTCAAAGCCACAAAAACCTCCATCCCAGCAGCCACAATCAACAACACAAAAGCCACAGCAACCAGCAGCACTGCCAAGTGTGACTTCAGCGCCATCTAGGAGACCT TCCAATAATGGTAATAATTCACCAAATTCTGGAAGTTCATCAAAGCCAGCACATAGCAATAATGTATCTGGATCAGGATCTAGTTCGGCTTCTGTGCCATTGCCATCACAGACACAGACATGGAATCACCAGAACCATCAGAATAATCATCAACAACCAGCAGTTACGACaacatattatttaaatacacaaaatccagttttgaatattattaatcGTATTACAATGAAATTTGCCAATACTGCTGAATTTATTGCAGGAATGCTTAGAGGAGCAGTGCCACAGCCACAG
- the LOC129952650 gene encoding uncharacterized protein LOC129952650 isoform X2 has product MQAVAIACSVLFVIVDFTQAQDDISNTLYTKRYERLDIDTILASPRLVTNYVECLLNKKPCAPEGKALKRILPEALRTKCGRCQPSQKEIALKVITALYFDYPQYYKALREKWDPTGEYNNRFEEYLRDQKFNAIGGGIESEAGEQAQRPTRQGAGQGGVQADELKPSATTNNDEKNLPEILNRFGNDEDEGGYGYEKPEMKPSSSQAPPVAAALQPSKPQKPPSQQPQSTTQKPQQPAALPSVTSAPSRRPSNNGNNSPNSGSSSKPAHSNNVSGSGSSSASVPLPSQTQTWNHQNHQNNHQQPAVTTTYYLNTQNPVLNIINRITMKFANTAEFIAGMLRGAVPQPQAPIQKDDILRKFCDRLRKTFTVHTNNNNQNKKKHYQRF; this is encoded by the exons ATGCAGGCGGTAGCAATTGCGTGTAGCGTGTTATTTGTTATTGTTGACTTTACTCAAGCACAAGATGATATCAGTAATACTTTATACACAAAGAg ATACGAACGTTTAGATATTGATACAATTTTGGCAAGTCCGAGGCTAGTGACAAACTACGTGgaatgtttattaaataagaagCCCTGTGCTCCCGAAGGCAAAGCACTTAAAA GAATTCTGCCCGAAGCCCTTCGTACAAAATGTGGTCGGTGTCAACCGAGTCAAAAGGAAATAGCCCTTAAAGTCATCACAGCCTTATACTTTGACTATCCTCAATACTACAAAGCTCTGCGAGAGAAATGGGATCCCACAGGAGAGTACAACAatcgttttgaagaatatttacGTGATCAAAAATTCAATGCAATTGGAGGTGGAATTGAATCGGAAGCAG GAGAACAAGCACAG CGTCCAACACGTCAGGGTGCAGGACAAGGAGGAGTTCAAGCTGATGAACTAAAACCAAGTGCCACCACAAATAATGACGAAAAGAATTTACCAGAAATTCTAAATCGTTTTGGCAATGACGAAGACGAAGGCGGATATGGTTATGAA aaACCTGAAATGAAACCAAGTAGTAGTCAGGCTCCACCAGTTGCAGCAGCGCTACAACCTTCAAAGCCACAAAAACCTCCATCCCAGCAGCCACAATCAACAACACAAAAGCCACAGCAACCAGCAGCACTGCCAAGTGTGACTTCAGCGCCATCTAGGAGACCT TCCAATAATGGTAATAATTCACCAAATTCTGGAAGTTCATCAAAGCCAGCACATAGCAATAATGTATCTGGATCAGGATCTAGTTCGGCTTCTGTGCCATTGCCATCACAGACACAGACATGGAATCACCAGAACCATCAGAATAATCATCAACAACCAGCAGTTACGACaacatattatttaaatacacaaaatccagttttgaatattattaatcGTATTACAATGAAATTTGCCAATACTGCTGAATTTATTGCAGGAATGCTTAGAGGAGCAGTGCCACAGCCACAG